From the Helicoverpa zea isolate HzStark_Cry1AcR chromosome 28, ilHelZeax1.1, whole genome shotgun sequence genome, one window contains:
- the LOC124643698 gene encoding kinesin-like protein KIF23: protein MKSAKSKQRLNDLRTPARSKQNLIGERDPVQVYCRLRPMQRDSDSPCMKIISPTTVLLTPPSTAISYRNENAKTMKYTFKEVFPPETNQQEVFDKVALPIVEGLIKGKNGLLFTYGVTGSGKTFTMTGEPQNCGILPRCLNIIFKTINDFQAHKYIFKPDKMNMFDIQSEAEAMLERQQELHKFKTGKKNNSNPDLAMSSSDVTKIEGINEDNQYAVFVTYVEIYNNSVFDLLEDGPPISRNLPVKIIREDAAHNMYVHGVTEVEIKSAEEAFEAFYLGLKRKRMAHTSLNAESSRSHSVFTIRLVQAPVDEMGEAVIQNKKFLNISQLSLVDLAGSERTNRTKNTGQRLREAGNINKSLMTLRTCLEALRENQISGTNNMVPYRESKITHLFKNFFEGEGQVRMVVCANPRAEDYDETLQVMRFAEMAAEVEVAKPQVIDVAANIGLTTGRRKANRLFTTARDNLSRPEAKDLEMDLGLVYSLGPDFPSIELNSSQAAHIIKELMAHLEMRISRREMLKRSKQIKDERLRSALLDLEKDSLEVRSENASLRGQLAAAERRVRALEERLTATENASLTHQRKLSEMTEYTTNLKRELQEKEMLLSQNKFDKEKQKKILERKYNHKIAAEHEKAKEINSEKERLKNAIEEKENRLRIIAEALNRGDHDGFNKITTEIGAQTSNREGNFTPGSTPRALPAHLLTPFSSAPHTTQTQRDTPASSRRGIAIANPRHRRSLSADGRGWVEHAPNKIVPMGTVMKPNIANSKVVNKLTSVKDVVNSRTSKYCLISQEQDTDGELETKLYKGDVVPTCGGGAQVIFNDVEMLKQFSPTRESSHSHSHRLSATTCARHSGKRRDTACSPPQTPSNTSKKQRVDDD, encoded by the coding sequence ATGAAGTCCGCTAAATCTAAACAGAGATTAAACGATTTACGAACGCCTGCTAGGAGTAAACAAAACCTTATAGGCGAAAGAGATCCCGTGCAAGTTTACTGTAGACTTCGGCCTATGCAAAGGGACTCCGATTCACCATGTATGAAGATAATTTCGCCGACAACTGTCCTCCTGACGCCCCCATCGACTGCTATAAGCTACAGAAACGAGAATGCGAAGACTATGAAGTATACTTTCAAAGAAGTCTTCCCGCCAGAAACGAACCAACAAGAAGTCTTCGATAAAGTCGCTTTACCGATTGTCGAAGGCCTAATCAAAGGTAAAAATggcttattatttacttacggAGTCACAGGAAGCGGTAAAACGTTCACTATGACCGGAGAACCGCAAAATTGTGGTATTTTACCaagatgtttgaatattatatttaaaactattaacgACTTTCAAGCgcacaaatatattttcaaacctGATAAAATGAACATGTTCGATATTCAATCTGAGGCAGAGGCCATGTTGGAACGGCAACAGGAACTTCATAAATTTAAAACTGGAAAAAAGAATAATTCAAATCCTGATTTGGCCATGTCATCGTCTGATGTGACCAAAATCGAGGGTATTAACGAAGATAATCAGTATGCAGTCTTTGTAACTTACGTTGAGATATATAACAACAGTGTGTTTGATTTACTCGAAGATGGCCCTCCTATAAGTAggaatttaccggtaaaaatcaTTCGAGAAGACGCAGCCCATAATATGTATGTCCACGGTGTTACTGAGGTAGAAATTAAGTCTGCAGAGGAAGCTTTTGAGGCATTCTACTTGGGATTAAAACGTAAACGCATGGCACATACTTCACTCAATGCAGAATCAAGCCGAAGCCACTCGGTATTCACAATCAGGTTGGTGCAGGCTCCAGTTGATGAAATGGGAGAAGCCGTGATccaaaataaaaagtttctcAACATCAGTCAGTTGAGCTTGGTAGATTTAGCCGGCAGTGAGCGCACAAACCGCACTAAGAATACTGGACAACGTCTTCGAGAAGCTGGTAATATAAACAAGTCTTTAATGACGCTAAGAACTTGCTTGGAAGCGTTACGAGAGAATCAGATCAGCGGTACCAACAACATGGTACCGTACCGAGAGTCAAAGATCACACATTTGTTCAAGAATTTCTTCGAAGGAGAAGGACAAGTCCGTATGGTTGTCTGCGCTAATCCGAGAGCTGAAGATTACGATGAGACGCTCCAAGTCATGAGGTTTGCAGAGATGGCGGCTGAAGTGGAAGTCGCTAAGCCTCAAGTTATTGATGTAGCAGCCAACATTGGTCTAACTACGGGACGTCGTAAGGCTAACAGATTATTTACAACAGCTAGAGACAATTTGTCTAGACCGGAAGCTAAAGATCTGGAAATGGATCTGGGTCTTGTATACAGTCTGGGACCTGACTTCCCGAGTATAGAACTGAACAGTTCCCAAGCTGCTCATATTATTAAGGAACTTATGGCTCATTTGGAGATGAGAATCAGCAGGCGTGAGATGTTAAAACGCAGCAAACAAATCAAAGATGAAAGACTGAGATCGGCTCTTTTAGACTTGGAAAAAGACTCCTTAGAAGTCAGGAGTGAGAATGCGTCGTTACGAGGACAGTTGGCAGCCGCAGAACGCAGGGTCAGAGCCTTAGAAGAACGTCTAACAGCTACAGAAAACGCATCACTCACTCACCAGAGAAAACTGTCAGAAATGACAGAATACACAACTAATTTGAAAAGAGAATTACAAGAAAAAGAAATGCTGCTCAGCCAAAACAAATTCGATAAAGAAAAGCAGAAAAAGATCttagaaagaaaatataatcaCAAGATAGCAGCCGAACATGAGAAAGCTAAAGAAATAAACTCTGAAAAAGAGAGATTGAAAAACGCAATCGAAGAGAAAGAGAATAGACTTCGAATTATAGCTGAAGCTCTTAACCGAGGCGACCATGATGGATTTAATAAGATAACTACAGAAATTGGTGCGCAGACGAGTAACAGAGAAGGGAATTTCACTCCTGGGTCCACTCCGAGGGCTTTACCAGCCCATCTTTTGACTCCATTCAGTTCTGCACCGCATACTACGCAGACACAGCGAGATACACCAGCTTCTTCTCGTCGTGGGATAGCCATTGCTAACCCAAGACACCGTCGCTCCCTCTCCGCCGATGGCCGCGGCTGGGTAGAACATGCTCCGAACAAAATCGTCCCCATGGGCACAGTTATGAAACCCAACATAGCTAACAGTAAAGTAGTTAACAAACTTACAAGCGTTAAAGATGTAGTTAACTCAAGAACTTCTAAATACTGTTTGATTTCTCAAGAACAGGACACGGATGGGGAGTTAGAAACGAAGTTGTATAAAGGAGATGTGGTGCCCACTTGTGGTGGAGGTGCTCAAGTAATATTCAATGATGTTGAGATGTTAAAACAGTTCTCTCCTACGAGGGAGTCTTCGCATTCCCATAGCCACCGCCTGTCTGCGACCACTTGTGCAAGGCACTCGGGCAAGCGTAGGGACACCGCTTGCTCCCCACCGCAGACCCCATCGAATACGAGCAAAAAGCAGAGAGTCGACGATGATTGA